Proteins encoded by one window of Thermobaculum terrenum ATCC BAA-798:
- a CDS encoding manganese catalase family protein translates to MYLRIDKLQVELPQPEHPDPNAAAAVQELLGGRFGEMSTLMNYTYQSFNFRGKKKLKPYYDLIANISTEELGHIELVAATINMMLTGSTKTDEPVNAPLGSAVNYRNVHHFIVNGQTALVGNSMGEAWRGDYVFASGDLVLDLLHNFFLECGARLQKLRVYEMTDNPVARQMLGYLLVRGGVHQVAYAKALETLTGVNVTKMLPVPNIENAKFPEARKFEEQGIHRTLYRFSPEDYKDVTRIWTGTHPTDGGELTVVDGPPAGGEIPELNDVPEEFAPGYDPEMLAEIAKKLMS, encoded by the coding sequence TACAGGTGGAACTACCGCAACCCGAGCATCCCGATCCTAACGCCGCCGCCGCTGTACAAGAGCTGCTAGGTGGCAGGTTCGGTGAGATGTCAACGTTGATGAACTACACTTATCAGTCCTTCAACTTTCGAGGCAAGAAGAAGCTTAAGCCATATTACGACCTTATAGCCAACATCAGCACTGAGGAACTAGGACACATAGAGCTGGTTGCAGCCACTATCAATATGATGCTTACAGGCTCCACCAAGACGGACGAGCCCGTGAACGCGCCATTGGGCTCCGCGGTGAACTACCGCAACGTCCACCACTTCATAGTCAACGGCCAGACTGCCTTGGTGGGCAATTCTATGGGTGAAGCCTGGAGAGGAGACTATGTGTTCGCCAGCGGTGATCTGGTCCTGGATCTGCTGCATAACTTCTTCCTGGAGTGTGGCGCACGCCTCCAGAAGCTGCGTGTATACGAGATGACGGACAATCCCGTGGCTCGGCAGATGCTCGGTTACTTGCTTGTAAGGGGTGGAGTACACCAGGTAGCTTATGCCAAAGCTCTCGAGACGCTCACAGGTGTAAACGTGACGAAGATGCTGCCTGTCCCCAACATCGAGAACGCCAAGTTCCCTGAGGCCAGAAAGTTCGAGGAGCAGGGCATACACAGGACTCTGTACAGGTTCAGTCCTGAGGACTACAAGGACGTCACACGCATCTGGACCGGTACTCACCCCACCGACGGTGGTGAGCTGACGGTGGTAGATGGCCCTCCAGCTGGAGGTGAGATTCCTGAGCTAAATGATGTGCCAGAGGAGTTCGCCCCGGGATACGATCCCGAGATGCTGGCAGAGATCGCCAAGAAGCTGATGTCCTAG